The window CCTGGGCTTGCTTCTGAGAGCAAAGCAGATATGAGTTCAAACCAATAAAATGCATTTGTTGCGATACAATTATTCAATATGTCTTTACTGAATGACTCCCATTTTCACAGCCCTTTGCTAGGTGCCATGGAATCTAAGGGAACAGAAAACAAATTCCTTTCCCTTCGGGAGCTTAAACTCGAATTGGGGAGattgctatacccacttgaaGCTTTAAGTAACTTGATCAAGTGTTATTTTGGATGATACAAACTTATAAAGGCTTAGAGATTATTGTAGAATGGTAGAGTCATGCATGGTCATATGGGGAAAAGGCAGAACTTTACCTAAGCGTTGAAGGATGGGTAAGATTTGGTTAGGGAGAGAAAAGGGTAGAGAGACATTCCTGGCAGGAGAAACAGAACTGATTTTCGTTTTGTTTTATTGGCTACTAATATGATTTGTTAAAACCTCTTCCTCATAGACTCCTACCTGAAAGAGACTATATTAACTCCTTTAGGCCACCAAGACTTGAGCTAAATGATTCACATAAGTTCACCAGTGAGTCATTCCTTCTTTTGTCCAGGTGGGCCAGCTCTGGTTGGGGCTCAGAACTCACAGATAGCAAGGCGACTCTTATAGCAGTACTTATCATTCCATGTGCCATCTGTGTACATCTCCACACAATTTTCACTTCCTTGCCCATCTGGAGTTCCAGTATACCAGTTGGTATAGTTCACAGGAGATCCATCCAGGTAATAAAAATTCCCTGGTGTTTTTCCCTCCTTCAGGCCAAGAAAAGCATATGTATTGTGTTTCACCACAAGCTCCAGGATGGCAGCATTCTCCTCTTCATTCCTTGGAGTGGCGATAGTGCCTCCTATCTTGTGGCAAGTCTCATTAATTGTGAGGAAATCAGAGGATTGGCCAGTGGTGGCATAAAACTTCTCTCCTAGTTGAACTGCAGTTCCATACAAATTGAGAGCTGGAGATGAGAGACAACAGATTTAAGGCAGGGTTTCCTCTGTCCTCCTTCTTCTGTGTTTATGTCTTTGTTCCCATGAACATGTCTGAATGTTTCTCTCTATGTAGTCCTCTTTCTTTATCCATGTTTTTGTTTCCCTATCACTATCACTTTATTTCCTCTCTAGGTCTTTtttgtatgtgtctctctctgtgtgtcccaCTCCACATAGATAAATGAAATCCTCATCTAGGCATTTGAAAGAACCTACTAGGAAAACCTACATGCAAATactacctctgatatttattagctctgtgaccattATGAGTTGTGAGATCTTGGACattacttaacttccctgggcctcactttcctaatctgtaaaatggcggGCACAAGGGCCAACTAGGTCGAAGCTGGGCTAGATTGATGGACCTAGAGTTGAgcaaacttgagtttgaatccaccCTCAGCCACTTCCTAATTggatgattctgggcaaatcacttaccttctcagtttccttaatggaatggaaaatggagataataatagtccctGTCTCctggggttgttttgaggataaatgGAGATATTGgtaaagtgcattgcaaacctCCCAACACTGTACATGCTGCTAACTACTAATTCCAGAGACTCAAGTGAAGCATATAAAgaacttggcaaactttaaagtgctttatgcCAGTTATTGTGATTGACCTTGTCATTGtggctgttgtttttgttatgacTATTGCTGCCATTCTAGTCTTATTTCCTATTACTCTCCTCCATGCACTTTCCAGTCTAAACTGTCCCACTGGCTGCTCTGCACAGGTGACATTCCTTTGCACAGATGGTGGCCCCACATTCCTGTCTGAACTGTGTCTCCATAGCACCTTTGCCTATTAGAATCTATAGCTCCCTTCAAAGCACACTCAGTTGTTACCTCCTCTATGAGCCCTTTCTTGATTTCCACACTTGTTAACACTCCTCATTGAAATTCCTTTGGGgatactttgtatatacttatctCTGTACATGCCACATCCTtccattagagtgtaaactccttgaggacagaggcaTTTCATATCTGTCTTCATGTTCTGAGCACCAAGTATGGTGCCAGGAGCTTACTgaatatttgttcaattgaacAAGGGTATATAACCCACCCATGTTCTAGGCTGTTCTAGGTTCTGggattacaaagatgaaaattaaatttttactGGTTTCTAGGAGCTACTtggcaggagggaggggagaaacatCCTGTGCACAGATATagaatataaatgataaatacaatgtcATTTtgggggagtcaggaagagcctcCTACtggagctgagccttaaagggagCTAGTCTCCAAATggcagaggagaagagggagagcatttggGGCTGGGTGGAGTGGGTGATGTAGAGCCTGTGAAAAGGCATGGATGGAGGAGGTCAGTGCTGGGGTTGGGGGACAGCAAATAAACCAATTTAGTTGGAATGGGGAATGCATGGGATGAGGGGGTGGTATGTGGAGACTAATGTGAAATTACAGAGGTTAGAGTCAGGTTATAAAGGACCTTCAATGTCAAAGAGGAATTTTATTTACTGATgttttctgagtccaaattttgCTATAAGAATGTCAATTTGTCAGCTGGGTGGGTGATACAGTGGAGAgtggagagactagaggcaaggagaccaagtaATAGTTCAGAAAGAGTGTTTATGCGAAGGTGAGCAAGACTAGTGTCTATATGAGTGGAGAAAACGGAATAATTGGGCAAAATGCTGTGGAGAAAGACTCAGAAAGACATGGCACATGAAAAGGTATGAGATTGAAGGAGAGAGTTGAGGTGGGATTGACTCCAAGATTGGGAAGCTGTGTTATTAGGAGGATGCCAGTGCTTTagcaaaaaaaagtaatgaattcTGCTTTGGAGCTGTTGAATGTGAGGAATTCAACAGGGAGAAGATGTGGAACTATTGTTCACAATTAAAATATCTACACCTGGGAATTATTTTCATAGTTGAACCCATGAGAACAAAAAGGTCatttgaaaaaagagagagagaaaagagaaaagggcctatAAGAGCTCTGGGGTTTGGCCAAATATGGGGGTGGAGTTGAGGGGGGTACATGATTTATAGTCATCCTTCAAAGGAGAGGGAAttgaaatgaataataataattaatgataataattccaattccctcccctttggagaataataattattattttcattattggtCTTTGTGTTTCATTGTGCTGAATGACAGTGAAGGGGTATAATATGGTAGAAAGAGTGTTGGTCTTTGAATTTAAGtgagatctcagttcaaatatcacctctgacacttactagttattgTATCATGGCTAAATAACTGTATTTTTAAGACCTAGTTTCTTCACAATATCTATAACTTCCTCATTACATTTctcagaggatcaaatgaaacaatgctTGTAAAGTATcttcaaaactataaaaatagcTGATATTATGTATGTTTTAACTGGTATCATTATTGGAGTTGGTTTGATGAACTGAGATGTCTTGCTAAGTGGGTTACCCATGAAAACTCCCCCAGGGCTACCTTGGGTGACTAGACCTCACCACCCACTGGCATTTTTGATATATCAGGGAAAAGGGGCATCTTTCAGTCCTTCTCATTATCTGGGatgttaaaagaaatatttgatgGTTGGTTTGATCTGGTTGAGCCTTTTTCAAAAGAAGTAATTAGATATTCtgctttttccccaaaatattttcctaaaaaaaaaaaaaaccacaaaattcTACCTTTCCCAAAATGAAATATCATTAGAGGCAAGAATCACTTTGTTTCCCTTgctttgtctttccatttttcctcccttATCTATCCTCTTTGCTCAGTCAAGACCCAAATTCAAGTACCAAAGCACAGGTGACTGACCCCCTATTTACATCCTCAGTCTGAGAACCATCACCATCTTGGATCCCAAATGGCCTGTTCTAACATCCTGTTCTATTAGTAAAACCCACAGACTTACCCCTTGTCAACTTCAGGAGTAGATTTTGTAAATCTGAATTCACCTTCAGGTGCTCATCTGTTGCAGAAGAATGACtttctgggaaggaaaaaaaacatacctTTCTTTGGAGCCACTGACAAGGCAAAAGAGTCAGCTCAAGCTAACAAGTCATACATACAACATTCATGCATGTTAAATCAATCCATGTATATTatgggcaaaataaataaaaagtaagttGGGGAGGAGTCACGTTAGGAGCTGGAAATATTAGGAAAGTCTTCAGGTCTAACATTTTGTTTGAACTGATTTCTGAAGAAAACTAGGGTTTGTAAAAAGTAGCAGCAAGAAGAAAGCACATCTCATTTATGAGGgagagcaaaggcatggagacaggagctAGAGGGTTCTGTGAGAGGAACATGAAGAAAAGCCAGTTTAGAGAGTGCATGATGGAGAATAATATTCATAAGGCCTGAAAGACTGGttggggccagattatgaagggctttaaatgccagagt is drawn from Dromiciops gliroides isolate mDroGli1 chromosome 2, mDroGli1.pri, whole genome shotgun sequence and contains these coding sequences:
- the LOC122744476 gene encoding pulmonary surfactant-associated protein A-like isoform X1; translated protein: MALLHLLSLLLLEGALIGSCSESLENEEQPSMYSATHCNGPWITGLPGRDGRDGRDGPKGEKGDPGEGPRGLQGNPGRLGPPGSPGPQGPQGIKGMKGEPGESHSSATDEHLKVNSDLQNLLLKLTRALNLYGTAVQLGEKFYATTGQSSDFLTINETCHKIGGTIATPRNEEENAAILELVVKHNTYAFLGLKEGKTPGNFYYLDGSPVNYTNWYTGTPDGQGSENCVEMYTDGTWNDKYCYKSRLAICEF
- the LOC122744476 gene encoding pulmonary surfactant-associated protein A-like isoform X2, which gives rise to MKSSHRCTQPLIVMVLGSLDCLGEMEGMGEMDPREKRETQVCEKQQLLGEGPRGLQGNPGRLGPPGSPGPQGPQGIKGMKGEPGESHSSATDEHLKVNSDLQNLLLKLTRALNLYGTAVQLGEKFYATTGQSSDFLTINETCHKIGGTIATPRNEEENAAILELVVKHNTYAFLGLKEGKTPGNFYYLDGSPVNYTNWYTGTPDGQGSENCVEMYTDGTWNDKYCYKSRLAICEF